The DNA window CCGCCTACATCAACAAAATCCTCGGCCGCTTCGAAAACCCGTATCTGCACGACGACGTCGAGCGCGTAGGGCGCCAGCCGCTGCGCAAACTGAGCGCCGGCGATCGCCTGATCAAACCGCTGCTGGGCACGCTGGAATACGGCCTGCCGCACGCCAACCTGATCCAGGGCATCGCCGCCGCCATGAGCTACCGCAGCGAACAGGATCCGCAGGCGCTGGAGTTGGCGGAATTGCTGAACACGCTCGGGCCGAAAGCCGCGCTGGCGCAAATTTCCGGCCTGCCGGCGGAAAGCGAGGTTGTAGAAGAGGCCGTTGCTGTGTATAACGCCATGCACAAGTAGAATCGTGATGATGAACACCCGAGCGCAGCTTGCTGCGCTCCTGCAACCCGAGTTCGGCATCGACGGCCCTCCCCACGCCTTTCGAAAAGCGACGATGGAAGAAGCACAGGCATTTGAAAACCAGGTTCTGGAAAAGCTGAACGCGGGCAAAACGGTGCGCAGCTTCCTGATTGCGGCGGTAGAGCTGCTGGCGGAAGCGCTCAACGTGCTGGTGGTGCAGGTATTCCGCAAGGACGACTATGCGGTGAAATATGCCGTCGAACCGCTATTGTCCGGCAGCGGCCCGCTCGGGGAGCTGTCGGTGCGCCTGAAGCTGATGTACGGGCTGGGGGTGATCTCCCGCCACGAATATGAAGATGCCGAGCTGCTGATGGCGATGCGCGAAGAGCTGAACCACGACGGCTCGGAATACCGCTTCGTCGACGACGAAATCCTCGGGCCGTTCGGCGAGCTGCACTGCGTGGCCGCGCTGCCGCCGGTGCCGACCTTCCTGCAGCCGGGCGAAGCGGATGAAGCGCTGATCGCCATGCAGCGCCAGCGCTATCAGCAGATGGTGCGCTCCACCATGGTGCTGTCCATTACCGATCTGATCGCCGGTATCGGCGCCAAACAACCTTCCCGACTCTCTCCTCTCGGTCGCGGCTAAGCAAAGGCCGCGCGCCACTCGTCGAACAACAACCACAGCGCGGTGGCGGCCATCAGGCCGGACATCACGCCGTTGAAGGCGCGCAGCTTCCAGGTGACCCGCAGCGCGTTGCGCAACCGGTCGCCCAGCACCGCCCACAGCAGCACGCACGGCAGGTTCAGCAGCGCGAAGCCGGCGATGACCGACAGCGTATGGACGAAAGTGGCGCCTTCGCGCGGGGTGAACAGGATCGCCACGTTGATCACCATCAGCCAGGCCTTGGGATTGACCGCCTGAAACAGCGCGCCGTTGAGCAGGCTCATCGGCCGCGCCTGCTCTTTGGCGTCCGGCGAGGCCGCCTGGAACAGTTTCCACGACAGCCACAGCAGATAAGCGCAGCCGATCACCGCCAGCGGGAGGCGGATAACACCGGCCCAGCTCAGCGCCAGCGCCAGCAGCGGAATAATGATCGCCAGCTGCACCGCACAGCCGACGCAGATGCCAAGCAGCATCGGCAGGGTGCGGCGCAGGCCGAAGTTGACGCCCGACGAGGCCAGCAGCAGGTTGTTGGGGCCGGGGGTAATCGACATGACGGTGACGTAGCTGACAAAGGCGGAGTCCAGCATGGCAGGTTCCTTGAAAATGACGGTGATAACGAGAGGATCAGCTTAATCGCTGCGATGGGATGGTGACAGAACCACAAATCGGATATTGTCATGGTTACAGTTTCGAAAAATGTGAACTGTACCCATTGCCTGGAGAGAAATTGTGACCCTGCTCGATGAAACCCCGGATACCCGTTACCTGCAGCTGGCGGATACGCTGGCCGAGGCCATTCGCCGCGGCACGCTGCGGCCCGGCGACCGCTTGCCGTCGGTGCGGCGCTGTGCGCAAACCCATCGCGTCAGCATCAATACCGTGGTGTCGGCTTACCGCACGCTGGAGGATCGCGGGCTGATCGAAGCGCGGCCGCAGTCGGGGTTTTACGTTCGCAGCACGCTGCCGGCGCTGAAGATGGCCTCGGCGCCCAGCGGGCGCATCGAACCGCCGGCGGACGATGTGCTGGCGCTGATCGACACCGTGTTTGCCGCCCAGCAAAACCCGGCTTTCACCAACATTGCGCTGGCCTGCCCGCAGACCAGCGATTTTTATCCCGGCGGCAAGCTGGGGCGCATGCTGTCCTCTCAGCTGCGCCGTCAGCCGGATCTGATCGGGCAGTATCCGTTGCCGCCCGGCAGCCTTCGGCTGCGTCAGCAGATCGCCCGCCGCTCGATGACGCTGGGCATGCTGCTGGAGCCGGGCGACGTGGTGTTGACCCACGGCTGCATGGAAGCGCTGCAGCTGGCGCTGCGCGTCACCACCAAACCGGGCGACTGCGTCGGGCTGGAGTCACCGACCTACTTCTACCTGCTGCCGCTGCTGGCCAGCCTGGGGCTGAAAGCGCTGGAAATTCCCACCGACCCGCAGCTGGGGCTGTCACTGGACGCGCTCGAGTTGCTATTGAACGAGAAACGGCTGAACGCGGTGATCGCCATGCCGACGGTGCAAAACCCGCTGGGCTGCACCATGCCGCTGGCGGCGAAAAAGCGGCTGGCGCGGCTGATGAACGATCATCAGGTGCCGTTGATTGAAGACGGGCTGTATGCCGAGATCCAGTTCGGCGGCGCGTTGTCGCCGGCGGTGAAGGCGTTCGATCGCGACGGCTGGGTGCTGTTTTGCTCCAGCTTTACCAAAACGCTGGCGCCGGATTTTCGCGTCGGCTGGATCTGCGGCGGCCGCTTTCACGAGGCGTTGCGCAAGCTGAAAGCGGTGTCGTCGATGTCCGAGTCGCAGCTGCTGTCGGAAACGCTGGCGACCTTCCTGGAGAGCGGCGGCTACGATCACCATTTGCGCAACCTGCGCAAGCGCTATGCGGCGCAGGTGGACGAGGCGCGGGCGCTGATCGCCCGGCATTTTCCGCGCGGCACGCTGGCCACGCAGCCGGCGGGCGGGTTCGTGTTTTGGGTCGAATTCCCCCCCGGCGTGGACAGCGTGGCGCTGTTCCATCAGCTGCTGGAGGAGCAGATCTGTTTGACGCCGGGCACCCTGTATTCCCCCAGCGGGCGTTACCGCAATGCGCTGCGGCTCTCCTGCTGCTACCCGTTCAACGCACGCTACACCCAGGCGCTGGCCCGGCTCGGCGCCAGGGCCTGCGAGATGAGCGGCCTGCCGCCCGGTATTGCGCAGGACGGGTAACGGCGCGCGCCTTTTGCTACAATGCCGGTATCATTGATTAGCGTGCCATTTTGGGCACAACGGGCCAGAGACCATGAAAGAGAAAGAAAAGGCAGAGATCAAGCGCCTGAGCGACCTGCTGGACGCCTTGAACCACAAAGATGCGACCGTGATCCAACAGGGCAATCCTGAGTTGATCGCGCAGCACACCAAAGAAAAAGAGAAACTGGCGACGGAGATCGAGCGCCTGAAAGACGTGCGTGGCGAGAAGCTGAGCGCCGAAGCGCAGAAGCTGAGCAAACTGCCGTTCAGCCGCGAGATCACCAAGAAAGAGCAGGCCGATATGGGCGCGCTGAAGAAAAGCGCGCGCGGGCTGATCGTTGTGCACCCGATGACCGCGCTGGGCCGCGAGATGGGCCTGAAAGCGGTCACCGGTTACGCCAAGAAAGCGTTCTGAACCCCCGGGCGTCAGACCTTGGTGGTGAAATACGCCTTGGTCTGATAGGGCACGGTGACCGTGTCCTGGCCCCGCAGTTCCTCTTCTTCCTCCACCAGCTGGCGCAACCGCTCGATAACCTGCTCTTGTTGCGGCTGCGGCAGCGCGGCGATAAAACTGGTTGAACGCACCCGGTTGTAGATCACGTCCTCCACCGCGCCGCGGTGACCCAGCATAAACACCTGCTCCTGCAGCGGTTCAAATCCTTTGAACGGGAAGAACTTGCGCCATTCGCCGGTATAGAAACGCGGCGCATCGCCTTCGTGGCGATCGACGATCTGATTCAGTTTACGCACCCAGCCGACGCGCGCATCGCGCATGTTCCACACCAGACCGAGTTTGCCGCCGGGCTTGAGGATGCGCTGGATTTCCGCCAGCGCCTGCGGCGTGGCGAACCAGTGGAAGGATTGGGCGCACACCACCGCATCGACCGACTCGTCCGGCAACGGGATCGCCTCGGCGGTGCCCGCCAGCGTTTTCACCTGTGGCAGCGCCGCCGACAGTTTTTCCAGCATTTGCGGCACCGGTTCGACGGCGATCACCTGCGCGCCGGTTTCCAGCAGGCGCGGGGTGAACTTGCCGGTGCCGGCGCCGAGATCGATGACCGTCATGCCGGGGTGCAGGCCGATAGTCTCACGCAGCCAGGCGGCGATTTCCGGCGGGTAATCCGGCCGGCCCTTCACATAGCGATCGGCATTGGCCTGATAGCCTTCGGCGGCGGCGTGATGAATCGAATGGGTCGGGGTGGTCATATACCTGGCTCCTGGCTGAAAAACACGCGGCTACAGTATAGGCGGAAGAATAGGGTTAACGCGGCATTCGGCGCACGTTTTTCATCTTTTCCGCCCGCGATTTCAACGGCCGAGCAGGCGGCGGTTGAAGTCCTCGAGGCGCCCTTCGGTAAGCCGCGTGAGCATGGTCTTGCTCCAGCTGGCGGAGAGGCCGGCCACCGCCAACAGGCGGCGATACTGTTCCGCGTCGAACGGCATGTGCCAGGCGATGGCGATGGCTTCGGCGACCGACACGTCGCTGTTGCGCGCCGCCAGCTCCAGCGGACGATCGCCGCTGACCGCGCCCGGCGACACCACCCGATACAGCCAGCCGCAGCGGCCGCTTTGCTGCATCAGCACCGAAATGTCCTCGATGGCGAAGTGATAGTTGAGCTTGAAGCACGGCGAGCGCGGCTGAGTGACCTGGATCAGCGCTTCGCCCCAGCGGAAGATGTCGCCCATAAACACATTGTGTTCGGTCAGCCCTTCGGTGGAGATATTCTCGCCAAAGGCCGGGGCGCAAAACTGCTCTGCCTGCGCCGGAAACTGCTCGCGCCAGTGGGCGTAATGCTCGCGCGGGTAGTGGCACAGCGCGCGGTCCGGCCCGCCGTGGTAGCTTTTTTCCGCCTGTTCGTCGCCTTCCAGGCCGAGCGGCGTGAGCCGGATGGCGCCATCCACCTGGCGTTTGGCGATGGCGCTGGGGCGCCCGCCTTCGTAGGGTTGAATATTGCCGATGTAAACGTCTGGGTGATGCATGTGCGCCTCCGTGTCTCGCGTCGAAGGCTCAGCATAGCCTGAGTTGTGCCGGGGGGACATAACAACCCGCCCGAAAATCCTCGGGCGGGCGGCGGGGCGTCAGAAGGTGGTCCAGTTCTCTTCCGCTGCGGCGTTGGCGGTCGCGGGTTTTACGGCAGGGGCTTTCACCGCGGCGGCTTTCACGGCGGCGGGTTCGGTCTGCTCCGCCAAACGGAACACCGAGACGCTCTGCAGCAGCATGTCGGCCTGTTCTTCCAGCGAATCGGCGGCGGCGGCGGACTCTTCCACCAGCGCGGCGTTCTGCTGGGTGGTGTGGTCCATCTCGACGATTGCCTGGCCAATCTGGGCGATGCCGCGTGTCTGTTCATCGGAGGCGGCGGCGATCTCGGCCATGATGTCGCGCACGTGGGTGACCGAACGGACGATCTGTTCCATGGTGTTGCCGGTGCTTTCCACCAGTTCGGTGCCGGTTTTCACCCGGCTGACCGATTCGGCGATCAGCCCTTCGATCTCCTTGGCCGCCTGGGCGCTGCGGCTCGCCAGGCTGCGCACTTCGCTGGCGACCACCGAGAAGCCGCGGCCCTGTTCGCCGGCGCGCGCCGCCTCTACCGCGGCGTTGAGCGCCAGGATATTGGTCTGGAAGGCAATGCCGTTGATCAGGGTGGTAATTTCGGCGATACGCTGCGAGCTGCTGGAGATATCGCGCATGGTGCTGACCACGTTCTCCACCAGCTTGCCGCCCTGTTGCGCGGTCTGCGAGGCGTCGGTGGCCAGCTGATTGGCGTGGTGGGCGTTGTCGGCGTTCTGTTTCACCGTGGCGGTCAGCTGTTCCATGCTGGCAGCGGTTTCCTCGACCGCCGCCGCCTGCTGCTCGGTGCGGGAAGAGAGATCGGTGTTGCCGGCGGCGATTTCCGCAGAGGCGGTAGAAACCTGGCTGACCCCCATCTGGATCTTCTCAATCATGGTGCGCAGGTTTTGGCTCATCGCCGCCACCGCGTTCAGCAACTGCCCCAGCTCGTCGCGGCGGGTGCTGGTCTGCGCCTGGCGCAGGTCGCCGCCGGCGATGCGCTCCGCCATCGCCAGGGTGCTGTGCAGCGGACGGGTGATCTGCAGCGTGATGCGCCAGGCGATAAGCACCCCGGCGATGATGGCGATCAGGGTGGTGATGCCCATTTGCAGCTGCGCCAGATTGATGTTGTTGCGCGTCTGCACCAGCTCGTCCTGCATAAAGGCGTTGACCAGCATGCCGATCGCTTGCGCGCGTTCGCCGAGCTGCCGGCTGATCTGCTGCTCGTGCTCATAGGCCGGCAGGTAAGCCGCGATGCGGTTTTTGTAATCGTCCAGGGCGGCCAGCAGCGGCTGCAGCTGCGGGCGCTGCGCGTCGCTGACCCGGCGGCTCAGCGCGTTGGCCGCGTCGCGGGCGTCGTCGATGGCCGCCATCAGTGGGGCTTCGGTTTCCTTGTTCAGGCTCAGCAGCAGGCCGCGCGCGCCGTAGCGCACCTGGGTCAGCTTCTGGTTCAGTTGGATAAAGGCCAGCTGCAGATCGCCGTTGGTCAGTTGGCGTTCCACCTGGCTCAGGCTGGCCTGCACTTCCGACATGTTCCAGCTCTGGCGCACCGCGTCTTTCGCCGTGACCGCCTGCTCAAAGACTTTTTGCTGCTGTTGATATTCCCCGATCAGCGTCACCAGACGCTGCAGATCCTTGCGGCTTTGGGCGTCCCAGTCCAGCGCCTGCCCCTGGTCTATCAGTTTGACGGCGTTCTCAATATTGGCGCGGTTGTTCTGAATGTACTCCGGCCGGTAGGTCTGGCCGTACATGGCGCGGTTGTATTTGGCCTGGTTGATCTCCTCGTTCAGCCGGTTGCTGAAGTCGATGCGATCGGCGCGGGATTCGATGATGTGCAGATATTGCGCCCCGGTGCCGGCGATGACCACCGCCAACAGCAGCAACAACGCGAAGCCGAGACCGAGCTTTTTACCTACGGTGAGATGAGTGAACTTTCCTGCCAATGCTTGCAATGCCGCCATAGCGTTTTTCCTTCTCCGGGCGAACGTCAATTGAACAAACCATCGGCAAGAAGTGGTCAAACTTTAGCGGATTTCAGGCAAAAAAATACCCGCCGGTGGCGGGCATCTTCATCAACGGGGGCGAATTACTTCTTCGCGGCGAAGCGTGCGGCGGCTTCGTCCCAGTTGACCACGTTCCAGAACGCCTTGATGTAGTCAGGACGTTTGTTCTGATATTTCAGGTAGTAAGCGTGTTCCCACACGTCCAGGCCGATGATTGGGAAACCGGAAGCACCGGCAACGGCTTCGCCCATCAGCGGGCTGTCCTGGTTAGCGGTAGACACCACGGCCAGTTTGCCGTCTTTCAGCACCAGCCAGGCCCAACCGGAACCGAAGCGGGTGGCTGCGGCTTTCTCGAACTCTTCCTGGAATTTCTCAACGCTGCCGAAATCGCGCTCGATGGCCGCTTTCAGATCGCCGCCCAGCGTGGTGCCGGTTTTCAGGTTTTTCCAGAAGAAGCTGTGGTTGGCGTGGCCGCCGGCGTTGTTGCGCATGAAGGTGCGTTTGTCGGCAGGCACTTTATCCAGATCCTGGATCAGCTCTTCAACGCTGTATTTGGCCAGCTCAGGGTAGGCTTCCAGCACGGTGTTGGCGTTGTTGACGTAGGTCTGGTGGTGTTTGGTGTGATGGATTTCCATCGTCTGCTTGTCGAAATGCGGTTCCAGTGCGTCGTAAGCGTACGGCAGGGATGGCAGTGAATAACTCATAATCATCATCTCCAGTGGTGTATGGGCGGCGCAAAGGGCGAGCACCGCGTAAGCAGTCGGATCATTATAGTTAATTAAATGATATTGAAAATGATTATCAATGCCCTGTGAACTGTGTGGTTAATGAGCGGGTCGCTGCGCTAACATACTGATAGAAGAGGGCGGCGGGGGGCCGTGTCAAGCCGTCGATCCGGCGCGTGGGTTACTCTCTATACTGTAGGGAGCGCCAACGCCGAAATGTATCGAAATGTGCCAATGCGTTCACTGAATGAGCACGAGTGTGTAACAACCACAAGCACGCTGTGGTAATATGGCCGGCGTTCGTAGCAAGCATAACAACAGTGACATTCGCGTTTGCCGCGCTAGCGGGCAGGCGCATTTGAACAATGTGACAATCGAGAGTAAAGGAGACCCCCATGCAGGTCAGCAGAAGGCAGTTCTTTAAGATCTGCGCTGGCGGTATGGCAGGAACGACGGTGGCCGCGCTGGGCTTTGCCCCCGACGTGGCGTTGGCGGAAACCCGGCAGTACAAACTGCTGCGCGCCCGCGAGACCCGTAATACCTGTACGTATTGTTCCGTCGGCTGTGGGCTGTTGATGTACAGCCTTGGTGATGGCGCCAAGAACGCCAAAGAAAGCATTTTCCATATCGAAGGGGACCCGGATCATCCGGTAAACCGCGGCGCGCTTTGCCCGAAAGGCGCCGGTCTGGTTGACTTCATCCACAGCGAAAGCCGCCTCAAGTACCCGGAATACCGGGCGCCAGGGTCGGACAAATGGCAACGCATCAGCTGGGACGACGCCTTCACCCGCATCGCCAAGCTGGTGAAAGAAGACCGCGACGCCAACTTCATCAAAACCAACGATCAGGGCGTTACCGTCAACCGTTGGCTGACCACCGGCATGCTGTGCGCCTCGGCCGCCAGCAACGAAACCGGTTTTCTGTCGCAAAAATTTAGTCGCGCTCTCGGCATGCTTGCCGTAGACAACCAGGCGCGTGTCTGACACGGACCAACGGTAGCAAGTCTTGCTCCAACATTTGGTCGCGGTGCGATGACCAACCACTGGGTTGATATCAAGAACGCGAATTTGATTATCGTCATGGGCGGTAATGCGGCGGAAGCGCATCCGGTGGGGTTCCGCTGGGCGATGGAAGCCAAAATACACAACAATGCCAAGCTGATCGTGATCGATCCGCGCTTTACCCGAACCGCATCGGTGGCGGACTTCTACACGCCGATCCGCTCCGGGACCGACATCGCTTTCCTGTCGGGCGTGTTGCTGTATCTGATGACCAACAACAAGTTCAACCGCGAATACGTCGAGGCCTACACCAACGCCAGCCTGCTGGTGCGGGAAGATTTTGCCTTCGAAGACGGCTTGTTCAGCGGCTACGACGCGGAAAACCGCAAGTACGACAAAACCACCTGGAATTACCAGTTCGACGAGAACGGCTTCGCCAAGCGCGACGTCACGCTGCAGGATCCGCGCTGCGTGTGGAACATGCTGAAGCAGCACGTGAGCCGCTACACGCCTGACGTGGTGACCAACATCTGCGGCACGCCGAAGGACGATTTCCTCAAGGTGTGCGAATACATCGCCGAAACCTGCGTCGCGGATAAAACCGCTTCGTTCCTGTACGCCCTGGGCTGGACTCAGCACTCGGTCGGCGCGCAGAACATCCGCACCATGGCGATGATCCAGCTGCTGCTCGGCAACATGGGCATGGCGGGCGGCGGCGTCAACGCGCTGCGCGGCCACTCCAACATCCAGGGTCTGACCGATCTCGGCCTGCTGTCGCAGAGCCTGCCGGGCTACATGACGCTGCCGTCGGAGAAACAGACCGATCTCGAGACCTACCTGAAGGCCAACACGCCGAAGGCGCTGCTGCCGGGCCAGGTGAACTACTGGGGCAACTACCCGAAATTCTTCGTCAGCATGATGAAGACTTTCTACGGCGACAAGGCGCAGAAGGACAACAGCTGGGGCTTTGACTGGTTGCCGAAGTGGGACAAAGGCTACGACGTGCTGCAGTACTTCGAGATGATGGCGCAGGGCAAGGTCAACGGCTACTTCTGCCAGGGCTTTAACCCGGTGGCGTCGTTCCCGAACAAAAACAAGGTAGTGGCTTCGCTGTCCAAGCTGAAGTTCCTGGTGACCATCGATCCGTTGAACACCGAGACCTCCAACTTCTGGCAGAACCACGGCGAGTTTAACGAGGTAGACCCTTCGCAGATCCAGACCGAAGTGTTCCGCCTGCCGTCTACCTGCTTCGCCGAAGAAAACGGCTCGATCGTCAACTCCGGCCGCTGGCTGCAGTGGCACTGGAAAGGCGCGGACGCCCCGGGCGAAGCGCTGAACGACGGCGAGATCCTGGCGGGCATCTTCAGCCGCCTGCGCGAGATGTATGCGCGCGACGGCGGTGCGGTGCCAGAACAGGTGCTGAACATGACCTGGGACTACCTGACGCCGGACAACCCGGCGCCGGAAGAGGTGGCGCAGGAAAACAACGGCAAGGCGCTGGCGGATCTACTGGATGCCGACGGCAAAGTGCTGGTGAAAAAAGGCGAGCTGCTCAGCTCGTTCGCGCAGCTGCGTGACGACGGCACCACCGCCAGCGGCTGCTGGATCTTCGCCGGCAGCTGGACGCCGGCCGGCAACCAGATGGCGCGGCGTGACAACGCCGATCCGTCCGGCCTCGGCAATACGCTGGGCTGGGCCTGGGCATGGCCGCTCAACCGCCGCATCCTGTACAACCGCGCCTCGGCGGACCCGCAGGGTAAACCGTGGGATCCGAAACGCCAACTGCTGGAGTGGGACGGCGCCAAGTGGGTCGGGGCCGATATCCCGGACTACAGCACCGCCGCGCCGGGCAGCGACGTCGGGCCGTTCATCATGCAGCCGGAAGGCATGGGCCGCCTGTTCGCCACCGACAAGATGGCGGAAGGGCCGTTCCCTGAACACTACGAGCCGTTCGAAACGCCGCTCGGCACCAACCCGCTGCACCCGAACGTGGTGTCCAACCCGGCGGCGCGCGTGTTCAAGGACGATCTGGCGGCGATGGGCAAATCCGACAAGTTCCCTTACGTCGGCACCACCTATCGTCTGACCGAGCACTTCCACTACTGGACCAAGCACGCGCGGCTGAACGCCATCGCGCAGCCGGAGCAGTTCGTGGAGATCGGCGAAAAGCTGGCGGAGAAGAAGGGCATCAAGCAGGGCGACACCGTGAAAGTCAGCTCCAACCGCGGCTACATCAAGGCCAAGGCGGTGGTGACCAAGCGTATTCGCACACTGCAGGTGCACGGCCAGGAAGTCGACACCATCGGCATCCCGATCCACTGGGGTTACGAAGGGGTGGCGAAGAAAGGCTTTATCGCCAACACGCTGACGCCGTTCGTCGGCGACGCCAATACGCAAACGCCGGAGTTCAAGGCGTTCCTGGTCAACGTGGAAAAGGTGTAACGGAGACGAATTATGGCCATGCAATC is part of the Serratia marcescens genome and encodes:
- a CDS encoding class I SAM-dependent methyltransferase, which encodes MTTPTHSIHHAAAEGYQANADRYVKGRPDYPPEIAAWLRETIGLHPGMTVIDLGAGTGKFTPRLLETGAQVIAVEPVPQMLEKLSAALPQVKTLAGTAEAIPLPDESVDAVVCAQSFHWFATPQALAEIQRILKPGGKLGLVWNMRDARVGWVRKLNQIVDRHEGDAPRFYTGEWRKFFPFKGFEPLQEQVFMLGHRGAVEDVIYNRVRSTSFIAALPQPQQEQVIERLRQLVEEEEELRGQDTVTVPYQTKAYFTTKV
- a CDS encoding aminotransferase-like domain-containing protein, with translation MTLLDETPDTRYLQLADTLAEAIRRGTLRPGDRLPSVRRCAQTHRVSINTVVSAYRTLEDRGLIEARPQSGFYVRSTLPALKMASAPSGRIEPPADDVLALIDTVFAAQQNPAFTNIALACPQTSDFYPGGKLGRMLSSQLRRQPDLIGQYPLPPGSLRLRQQIARRSMTLGMLLEPGDVVLTHGCMEALQLALRVTTKPGDCVGLESPTYFYLLPLLASLGLKALEIPTDPQLGLSLDALELLLNEKRLNAVIAMPTVQNPLGCTMPLAAKKRLARLMNDHQVPLIEDGLYAEIQFGGALSPAVKAFDRDGWVLFCSSFTKTLAPDFRVGWICGGRFHEALRKLKAVSSMSESQLLSETLATFLESGGYDHHLRNLRKRYAAQVDEARALIARHFPRGTLATQPAGGFVFWVEFPPGVDSVALFHQLLEEQICLTPGTLYSPSGRYRNALRLSCCYPFNARYTQALARLGARACEMSGLPPGIAQDG
- a CDS encoding MltR family transcriptional regulator, with protein sequence MEEAQAFENQVLEKLNAGKTVRSFLIAAVELLAEALNVLVVQVFRKDDYAVKYAVEPLLSGSGPLGELSVRLKLMYGLGVISRHEYEDAELLMAMREELNHDGSEYRFVDDEILGPFGELHCVAALPPVPTFLQPGEADEALIAMQRQRYQQMVRSTMVLSITDLIAGIGAKQPSRLSPLGRG
- the yiiM gene encoding 6-hydroxyaminopurine reductase, coding for MHHPDVYIGNIQPYEGGRPSAIAKRQVDGAIRLTPLGLEGDEQAEKSYHGGPDRALCHYPREHYAHWREQFPAQAEQFCAPAFGENISTEGLTEHNVFMGDIFRWGEALIQVTQPRSPCFKLNYHFAIEDISVLMQQSGRCGWLYRVVSPGAVSGDRPLELAARNSDVSVAEAIAIAWHMPFDAEQYRRLLAVAGLSASWSKTMLTRLTEGRLEDFNRRLLGR
- a CDS encoding LysE family translocator — its product is MLDSAFVSYVTVMSITPGPNNLLLASSGVNFGLRRTLPMLLGICVGCAVQLAIIIPLLALALSWAGVIRLPLAVIGCAYLLWLSWKLFQAASPDAKEQARPMSLLNGALFQAVNPKAWLMVINVAILFTPREGATFVHTLSVIAGFALLNLPCVLLWAVLGDRLRNALRVTWKLRAFNGVMSGLMAATALWLLFDEWRAAFA
- a CDS encoding methyl-accepting chemotaxis protein, with product MAALQALAGKFTHLTVGKKLGLGFALLLLLAVVIAGTGAQYLHIIESRADRIDFSNRLNEEINQAKYNRAMYGQTYRPEYIQNNRANIENAVKLIDQGQALDWDAQSRKDLQRLVTLIGEYQQQQKVFEQAVTAKDAVRQSWNMSEVQASLSQVERQLTNGDLQLAFIQLNQKLTQVRYGARGLLLSLNKETEAPLMAAIDDARDAANALSRRVSDAQRPQLQPLLAALDDYKNRIAAYLPAYEHEQQISRQLGERAQAIGMLVNAFMQDELVQTRNNINLAQLQMGITTLIAIIAGVLIAWRITLQITRPLHSTLAMAERIAGGDLRQAQTSTRRDELGQLLNAVAAMSQNLRTMIEKIQMGVSQVSTASAEIAAGNTDLSSRTEQQAAAVEETAASMEQLTATVKQNADNAHHANQLATDASQTAQQGGKLVENVVSTMRDISSSSQRIAEITTLINGIAFQTNILALNAAVEAARAGEQGRGFSVVASEVRSLASRSAQAAKEIEGLIAESVSRVKTGTELVESTGNTMEQIVRSVTHVRDIMAEIAAASDEQTRGIAQIGQAIVEMDHTTQQNAALVEESAAAADSLEEQADMLLQSVSVFRLAEQTEPAAVKAAAVKAPAVKPATANAAAEENWTTF
- the sodA gene encoding superoxide dismutase [Mn], which gives rise to MSYSLPSLPYAYDALEPHFDKQTMEIHHTKHHQTYVNNANTVLEAYPELAKYSVEELIQDLDKVPADKRTFMRNNAGGHANHSFFWKNLKTGTTLGGDLKAAIERDFGSVEKFQEEFEKAAATRFGSGWAWLVLKDGKLAVVSTANQDSPLMGEAVAGASGFPIIGLDVWEHAYYLKYQNKRPDYIKAFWNVVNWDEAAARFAAKK
- a CDS encoding YibL family ribosome-associated protein, producing the protein MKEKEKAEIKRLSDLLDALNHKDATVIQQGNPELIAQHTKEKEKLATEIERLKDVRGEKLSAEAQKLSKLPFSREITKKEQADMGALKKSARGLIVVHPMTALGREMGLKAVTGYAKKAF
- the fdnG gene encoding formate dehydrogenase-N subunit alpha codes for the protein MQVSRRQFFKICAGGMAGTTVAALGFAPDVALAETRQYKLLRARETRNTCTYCSVGCGLLMYSLGDGAKNAKESIFHIEGDPDHPVNRGALCPKGAGLVDFIHSESRLKYPEYRAPGSDKWQRISWDDAFTRIAKLVKEDRDANFIKTNDQGVTVNRWLTTGMLCASAASNETGFLSQKFSRALGMLAVDNQARVUHGPTVASLAPTFGRGAMTNHWVDIKNANLIIVMGGNAAEAHPVGFRWAMEAKIHNNAKLIVIDPRFTRTASVADFYTPIRSGTDIAFLSGVLLYLMTNNKFNREYVEAYTNASLLVREDFAFEDGLFSGYDAENRKYDKTTWNYQFDENGFAKRDVTLQDPRCVWNMLKQHVSRYTPDVVTNICGTPKDDFLKVCEYIAETCVADKTASFLYALGWTQHSVGAQNIRTMAMIQLLLGNMGMAGGGVNALRGHSNIQGLTDLGLLSQSLPGYMTLPSEKQTDLETYLKANTPKALLPGQVNYWGNYPKFFVSMMKTFYGDKAQKDNSWGFDWLPKWDKGYDVLQYFEMMAQGKVNGYFCQGFNPVASFPNKNKVVASLSKLKFLVTIDPLNTETSNFWQNHGEFNEVDPSQIQTEVFRLPSTCFAEENGSIVNSGRWLQWHWKGADAPGEALNDGEILAGIFSRLREMYARDGGAVPEQVLNMTWDYLTPDNPAPEEVAQENNGKALADLLDADGKVLVKKGELLSSFAQLRDDGTTASGCWIFAGSWTPAGNQMARRDNADPSGLGNTLGWAWAWPLNRRILYNRASADPQGKPWDPKRQLLEWDGAKWVGADIPDYSTAAPGSDVGPFIMQPEGMGRLFATDKMAEGPFPEHYEPFETPLGTNPLHPNVVSNPAARVFKDDLAAMGKSDKFPYVGTTYRLTEHFHYWTKHARLNAIAQPEQFVEIGEKLAEKKGIKQGDTVKVSSNRGYIKAKAVVTKRIRTLQVHGQEVDTIGIPIHWGYEGVAKKGFIANTLTPFVGDANTQTPEFKAFLVNVEKV